Proteins from one Cellulosilyticum lentocellum DSM 5427 genomic window:
- the pheA gene encoding prephenate dehydratase, giving the protein MGEADYKGITARLKSSIENLYQHSDYILNQIEEGINGTVKPSPRVGYQGLPGAYGEEATYTYFKGQWSELTHHDSFEDVFEALLEGSIDYGVVPIENSSAGEVFDTYDLIKEHQLYIVGEQTIKIEHNLLGLKGAKIEDINEVYSHPQGLSQTKAFLKEHPKMKQIPYINTATACQHVAELKDASKAAIASKRAASLYGLDILKSNIHFNKDNFTRFIILARKMHITDECDKISIVFNTAHTSGSLYNILGHFAYNGLNLLKIQSRPLLEKKWEYYFFADLEGNLQDVSVLIALSKIKDECPYFKILGNYKQSE; this is encoded by the coding sequence ATGGGAGAAGCGGACTATAAAGGCATTACAGCTAGATTAAAATCATCTATTGAAAACTTATATCAGCATAGTGATTATATTTTAAACCAAATAGAAGAGGGGATTAACGGAACAGTTAAACCCTCTCCTAGAGTGGGTTACCAGGGGTTACCAGGTGCTTACGGGGAAGAAGCTACCTATACTTACTTTAAAGGTCAGTGGTCAGAGCTAACCCACCATGACTCATTTGAAGATGTCTTTGAAGCACTTTTAGAAGGCAGTATTGACTATGGGGTAGTGCCTATAGAGAATTCTAGTGCAGGTGAGGTTTTTGATACATATGATTTAATCAAGGAACATCAGCTTTACATTGTTGGGGAGCAGACCATTAAGATCGAACATAACTTATTAGGACTAAAGGGAGCAAAGATAGAGGATATTAATGAGGTTTATTCTCATCCTCAAGGTCTTTCACAAACTAAAGCTTTCTTAAAAGAACATCCCAAAATGAAACAAATACCTTATATCAATACGGCTACAGCGTGTCAACATGTAGCAGAGCTTAAAGATGCTAGTAAAGCTGCTATTGCTAGTAAACGTGCTGCAAGCCTTTATGGTCTGGATATTCTAAAATCGAATATCCATTTTAATAAAGATAATTTTACTCGCTTTATTATATTAGCTAGAAAAATGCATATTACAGATGAGTGTGATAAAATCAGTATTGTTTTTAACACAGCTCATACGAGTGGGTCACTTTATAATATTCTAGGTCATTTCGCGTACAATGGATTAAATCTATTAAAGATTCAATCTAGACCACTACTTGAAAAGAAATGGGAGTATTATTTCTTTGCAGACTTAGAAGGTAATCTGCAAGATGTGAGTGTGCTTATAGCGTTGAGTAAGATTAAAGACGAGTGTCCTTATTTTAAAATATTAGGGAACTATAAGCAAAGCGAGTAA
- the aroF gene encoding 3-deoxy-7-phosphoheptulonate synthase: MIIVMKNNTPEEEINRLMKELTSSYDIKIQKITGSQCTVLGLIGDTSSIEVDDISRDSRVDKAMRVKQPYKKANRAFHPDDSIFEIGGRKIGGKDIAIIAGPCSVESEEQIVGIAEAVKASGATFLRGGAYKPRTSPYAFQGLEAEGLELLKIARAKTGLPIVTEIMDPATLDQFVEDVDIIQVGARNMQNFSLLKQLGQTKKPILLKRGLSATIEEWIMSAEYIMAGGNEQVIFCERGIRTFENYTRNTLDLSAIPAIRKLSHLPIIIDPSHATGLRYMVEPMCAAAVAAGADGLIIEVHNNPEKALCDGPQSVTPEGFSHIISKVAKYAAVEDRHISGVR, translated from the coding sequence ATGATTATTGTAATGAAAAACAACACACCAGAAGAGGAAATTAATAGATTAATGAAAGAATTGACATCTAGTTATGACATAAAAATTCAAAAGATTACAGGAAGCCAATGTACAGTTTTAGGACTCATTGGAGACACATCATCTATTGAAGTCGATGATATTTCAAGAGATAGCCGCGTAGATAAAGCAATGCGTGTGAAACAACCTTATAAGAAAGCCAATAGAGCTTTCCATCCAGATGATAGCATATTTGAAATTGGGGGCAGAAAAATCGGAGGAAAGGACATTGCTATTATTGCAGGACCTTGCTCTGTAGAAAGTGAAGAACAAATTGTGGGGATTGCAGAAGCAGTAAAAGCATCCGGTGCCACTTTCCTTAGAGGAGGGGCTTACAAACCTCGTACTTCTCCATATGCTTTCCAAGGACTTGAAGCAGAAGGCTTAGAGCTTCTTAAAATTGCTAGAGCTAAAACTGGCCTTCCAATTGTTACAGAAATTATGGACCCAGCAACACTTGACCAATTCGTAGAAGATGTAGATATTATCCAAGTAGGCGCAAGAAATATGCAGAACTTCTCACTCCTTAAACAGCTTGGTCAAACTAAAAAACCTATTTTACTTAAAAGAGGTCTTTCAGCTACAATTGAAGAGTGGATTATGTCAGCAGAATACATTATGGCAGGCGGTAATGAGCAAGTTATCTTCTGTGAAAGAGGTATCAGAACCTTTGAAAATTATACACGTAACACTTTAGATTTATCAGCTATTCCAGCTATTAGAAAGCTTAGTCACTTACCTATTATCATTGACCCAAGCCATGCCACAGGTCTTCGTTATATGGTAGAACCAATGTGCGCAGCAGCTGTTGCAGCTGGAGCAGATGGTCTGATCATTGAAGTTCATAACAATCCAGAGAAAGCACTTTGTGATGGGCCACAATCTGTAACACCAGAAGGCTTCAGCCACATTATCAGTAAAGTTGCTAAATACGCAGCAGTAGAAGATCGTCATATCAGTGGGGTGAGATAA